From a single Hymenobacter sp. YIM 151500-1 genomic region:
- the cphA gene encoding cyanophycin synthetase, translating into MKIVDLRTMRGPSYWSVKHYKLIVMKVDLGDLAGTWSNSVPALAEQLPQLLPELGQPQPAEVGRTAQKHPPLTAEQLLDGEPLGHVIQHVALALQRMAGMPVYWGKSYPAHQQGVEFVVFAYQEERAGRVAAEAAVQLVEDVCQGRSVNVKPIIDELHEIREEEFFGPSTYSIVAEAASRNIPYIQLKNSNIIQLGYGVNQKRIWATTTSYTSHAGVEVAGNKNRTKAMLHDAGVPVPNGTTVYSENGLRDAVEELGFPIVTKPLDGNHGKGATIRIMNWEDAVEGLKAAQHYSRAVIVEQFIQGHDYRMLVVNGKLIAAAKRTPAAVTGNGVSSIQQLIDEVNKDPRRGVGHEKVLTSIKADQHTLDILKQHDLTLDSVLPAGQEIYLKSTANISTGGTATDVTDLVHPYNVLLAERVAGIVGLDICGIDLLASDIAIPLNESRGAVIEVNAAPGFRMHISPTEGLPRNVAEPVVDMLFPRGTTARIPIMAVTGTNGKTTTTLLMAHIVATKGYKVGHTTTNGIYIQGVQLQSGDCTGGQSAEFVLKDPTVNFAVLETARGGMLRSGLGFHTCDVAVVTNVAADHLGLRDIYTVEEMAAVKGVLPRTVRKNGWAVLNADDDLVYAMREKVDCNVALFSMDEHSQRIREHVENGGVAAVYEEGYITIYKNSYKLRIDRAAEFPVTFGGRATFNIENCLAAALACYCYGFDKDDIKTALRTFVPSATKTPGRMNVYKFPQFEVIVDYAHNTAGIEKFAEFLNATEATHKVGIVSGLGDRRDEDTLGFARVAGRIFDEVILRQDRDLRGKTAAELREIMERGLRLDAPNLPITYIENEMDAIDHALNTARPGSVIVLLTENIKGTLKKLDEYETLIGA; encoded by the coding sequence ATGAAGATTGTTGACCTCCGCACCATGCGCGGCCCAAGCTACTGGTCCGTCAAGCATTACAAGCTGATTGTAATGAAAGTGGACCTGGGCGACTTAGCCGGTACGTGGTCGAACAGCGTGCCGGCCCTGGCTGAGCAGCTGCCGCAGCTGCTGCCCGAGCTAGGCCAGCCCCAGCCGGCCGAAGTGGGCCGTACCGCCCAGAAACACCCGCCCCTCACGGCCGAGCAGCTACTTGATGGTGAGCCGCTGGGACACGTAATTCAGCACGTGGCGCTGGCCTTGCAGCGCATGGCCGGCATGCCGGTGTACTGGGGCAAGTCGTACCCCGCGCACCAGCAGGGAGTGGAGTTTGTGGTGTTTGCCTACCAGGAGGAGCGGGCCGGCCGCGTGGCCGCCGAGGCGGCCGTGCAGCTTGTGGAAGACGTGTGCCAGGGGCGTAGCGTGAATGTAAAGCCCATCATTGATGAGCTGCACGAAATCCGGGAAGAAGAGTTTTTCGGCCCCAGCACCTATAGCATCGTAGCCGAGGCCGCCTCGCGCAATATTCCCTACATCCAGCTCAAAAACAGCAACATTATCCAGCTGGGCTACGGGGTCAACCAGAAGCGCATTTGGGCTACTACCACGTCGTATACCTCCCACGCCGGGGTGGAGGTAGCCGGTAATAAGAACCGCACCAAAGCCATGCTCCACGATGCCGGCGTGCCCGTACCCAATGGCACCACGGTGTACTCGGAAAACGGCCTGCGTGACGCCGTGGAGGAGTTGGGCTTCCCCATTGTGACCAAGCCTCTGGACGGCAACCACGGCAAGGGCGCCACCATCCGCATTATGAACTGGGAAGACGCGGTAGAAGGCCTGAAAGCTGCCCAGCACTATTCCAGAGCCGTCATCGTGGAGCAGTTTATCCAGGGCCACGACTACCGTATGCTGGTGGTAAACGGCAAGCTGATTGCGGCGGCCAAACGCACGCCGGCCGCCGTAACCGGCAACGGCGTCAGCAGCATTCAGCAGCTGATTGATGAAGTGAACAAGGACCCGCGCCGGGGCGTGGGCCACGAAAAGGTGCTGACCAGCATCAAGGCCGACCAGCACACGCTCGACATCCTGAAGCAGCACGACCTGACCCTGGACAGCGTGCTGCCCGCCGGCCAGGAAATCTACCTGAAGAGCACCGCCAACATCAGCACCGGCGGCACCGCCACCGACGTGACGGACCTCGTGCACCCCTATAACGTGCTGCTGGCCGAGCGCGTGGCTGGCATCGTGGGCCTCGACATCTGCGGCATCGACCTGCTGGCCTCCGACATTGCCATTCCGCTGAATGAGTCGCGTGGCGCCGTAATTGAGGTAAACGCGGCGCCGGGCTTCCGCATGCACATTTCGCCTACCGAAGGCCTGCCCCGCAACGTGGCCGAGCCGGTAGTGGACATGCTGTTCCCCAGGGGCACCACGGCGCGCATTCCGATTATGGCCGTGACGGGCACCAACGGTAAAACCACCACCACGCTGCTAATGGCACACATTGTGGCCACCAAAGGCTACAAAGTGGGCCATACCACCACCAACGGTATCTACATCCAGGGCGTGCAGCTGCAAAGCGGCGACTGTACGGGTGGGCAGAGCGCTGAGTTTGTGCTGAAAGACCCGACGGTGAACTTTGCGGTGCTGGAAACGGCGCGGGGCGGGATGCTTCGCTCGGGCCTGGGCTTCCACACCTGCGACGTGGCCGTGGTGACCAACGTGGCCGCCGACCACCTGGGCCTGCGCGACATCTACACGGTAGAGGAAATGGCGGCTGTGAAAGGCGTGCTGCCCCGCACCGTGCGCAAAAATGGCTGGGCCGTGCTCAACGCCGACGATGACCTGGTGTACGCCATGCGCGAAAAGGTGGACTGCAACGTGGCCCTGTTCAGCATGGATGAGCACAGCCAGCGCATCCGGGAGCATGTGGAAAACGGGGGCGTGGCGGCTGTGTACGAGGAAGGCTACATCACCATCTACAAAAACTCCTACAAGCTGCGCATCGACCGGGCCGCCGAGTTTCCGGTGACGTTCGGTGGCCGGGCCACCTTCAACATCGAAAACTGCCTGGCGGCGGCCCTGGCCTGCTACTGCTACGGCTTCGACAAGGACGACATCAAAACAGCTCTGCGCACATTCGTGCCATCGGCCACCAAGACGCCGGGCCGCATGAATGTCTACAAGTTTCCGCAGTTTGAGGTCATCGTCGATTACGCCCACAACACGGCCGGCATCGAGAAATTTGCCGAGTTCCTGAACGCCACCGAAGCCACCCACAAAGTCGGCATCGTATCAGGCCTGGGCGACCGGCGCGACGAAGACACGCTGGGTTTTGCCCGCGTCGCTGGCCGCATCTTCGACGAGGTGATTCTGCGCCAGGACCGGGACCTGCGCGGCAAAACCGCCGCCGAGCTGCGCGAAATCATGGAGCGGGGCCTGCGCCTCGATGCACCCAACCTGCCCATTACCTACATCGAAAACGAAATGGACGCCATCGACCACGCCCTGAACACCGCCCGGCCCGGCTCCGTTATCGTGCTCCTGACCGAAAACATCAAGGGCACCCTAAAGAAGCTGGACGAGTACGAGACGCTGATAGGGGCGTAA